A single genomic interval of Primulina huaijiensis isolate GDHJ02 chromosome 7, ASM1229523v2, whole genome shotgun sequence harbors:
- the LOC140980722 gene encoding transcription factor GAMYB-like isoform X2: protein MSMTSESEEWMNSKNSPSVDDISSSGNMEANGPLKKGPWTSAEDAILVEYVNKHGEGNWNAVQKHSGLARCGKSCRLRWANHLRPDLKKGAFSPEEERHIIELHAKMGNKWARMAAELPGRTDNEIKNYWNTRIKRRQRAGLPIYPPDICFRASNENEQNDEMAAFLYGDAHHPDYLPINHFEFPHVEFKTMELDKLLYPTAFLDLPPESLLDVPANSFLSQGPDSSYPEKYFHSTIYPSKKFRGSESLFPGLNTSVGNTAPDENHFQSDGSMQISESFVFPSAFDHNSTPDHASSSSALPGTHAILNSNASSSEPPWAMKLELPSLQTHMGSWGSPSPPLPSLESVDTLIQTLPNENVHSCNLSPRDSGLLHAVLYESHSMKNSRNNSFHQTSNASIMQVDMMDTSSHDIHETEWEAIAEPISPLCHSSSSMFSVCTPISRNSFDELHSSGTMPDDLVLIENHNMTEAINQMVFSTPDFLLASDFFAPKKHQSNNHSLLKDALGTFLCDDLSKDCKQMDMPESCLWNAMPTV from the exons ATGAGTATGACAAGTGAAAGTGAGGAATGGATGAATTCCAAGAACTCACCATCTGTTGATGATATTAGTAGCAGTGGGAATATGGAAGCGAATGGTCCACTTAAAAAAGGTCCCTGGACTTCTGCAGAAGATGCAATCTTAGTTGAATATGTTAACAAGCACGGTGAAGGGAATTGGAATGCAGTTCAGAAACACTCCGGACTTGCCCGCTGTGGAAAAAGTTGTCGCTTGAGATGGGCAAACCACCTCAGACCGGATCTTAAAAAAGGTGCATTTAGCCCGGAGGAGGAGCGCCATATCATTGAACTTCATGCCAAGATGGGAAATAAATGGGCCCGAATGGCAGCTGAG TTGCCTGGTCGCACAGATAATGAGATCAAGAACTATTGGAACACAAGAATCAAAAGAAGACAGCGTGCTGGCTTACCAATCTATCCACCTGATATCTGTTTCCGAGCATCAAATGAGAACGAACAAAATGATGAAATGGCTGCTTTCTTATATGGTGACGCCCATCATCCCGATTATTTGCCAATCAATCACTTTGAGTTTCCTCATGTCGAGTTTAAAACAATGGAACTAGATAAGCTTCTGTATCCTACAGCATTCCTTGATCTTCCTCCTGAAAGCTTGCTTGATGTCCCCGCTAATAGCTTTTTATCACAAGGTCCGGATTCTTCTTACCCTGAGAAATATTTCCATTCCACGATTTATCCATCCAAGAAATTTCGAGGATCAGAATCTTTGTTCCCTGGTTTAAATACCAGTGTAGGCAACACTGCACCAGATGAAAATCATTTTCAAAGTGATGGTTCTATGCAGATTTCTGAATCTTTTGTGTTCCCATCAGCCTTTGATCATAATTCGACACCTGATCATGCATCATCCTCAAGTGCACTTCCCGGCACCCATGCCATATTAAATAGCAACGCCTCTTCTTCTGAGCCTCCTTGGGCAATGAAGCTGGAGCTCCCTTCACTCCAAACTCATATGGGTAGTTGGGGCTCACCCTCGCCCCCATTGCCTTCCCTCGAGTCTGTTGATACTTTGATCCAAACTCTTCCAAATGAAAATGTTCACTCGTGTAACCTTTCACCTCGAGACAGTGGATTGTTGCATGCTGTACTGTATGAATCACATAGTATGAAAAACTCGAGGAACAACTCTTTCCATCAGACTTCAAATGCTTCCATTATGCAGGTTGATATGATGGACACCTCATCTCATGATATCCACGAAACTGAATGGGAAGCAATTGCAGAGCCAATCTCTCCTTTATGTCACTCATCGTCATCCATGTTCAGTGTGTGCACCCCTATTAGTAGAAACTCATTTGATGAGCTCCATTCTTCAGGGACAATGCCAG ATGACCTGGTTCTGATAGAAAATCACAACATGACTGAAGCAATAAACCAGATGGTCTTCTCCACGCCAGATTTCTTGCTAGCTTCCGACTTTTTTGCTCCTAAGAAACACCAGTCGAACAACCATTCTTTGCTGAAAGACGCACTAGGCACATTTCTTTGTGATGATTTAAGCAAGGACTGCAAGCAAATGGATATGCCCGAATCATGTTTATGGAACGCTATGCCCACCGTTTAG
- the LOC140980722 gene encoding transcription factor GAMYB-like isoform X1, protein MSMTSESEEWMNSKNSPSVDDISSSGNMEANGPLKKGPWTSAEDAILVEYVNKHGEGNWNAVQKHSGLARCGKSCRLRWANHLRPDLKKGAFSPEEERHIIELHAKMGNKWARMAAELPGRTDNEIKNYWNTRIKRRQRAGLPIYPPDICFRASNENEQNDEMAAFLYGDAHHPDYLPINHFEFPHVEFKTMELDKLLYPTAFLDLPPESLLDVPANSFLSQGPDSSYPEKYFHSTIYPSKKFRGSESLFPGLNTSVGNTAPDENHFQSDGSMQISESFVFPSAFDHNSTPDHASSSSALPGTHAILNSNASSSEPPWAMKLELPSLQTHMGSWGSPSPPLPSLESVDTLIQTLPNENVHSCNLSPRDSGLLHAVLYESHSMKNSRNNSFHQTSNASIMQVDMMDTSSHDIHETEWEAIAEPISPLCHSSSSMFSVCTPISRNSFDELHSSGTMPVKDEAADDLVLIENHNMTEAINQMVFSTPDFLLASDFFAPKKHQSNNHSLLKDALGTFLCDDLSKDCKQMDMPESCLWNAMPTV, encoded by the exons ATGAGTATGACAAGTGAAAGTGAGGAATGGATGAATTCCAAGAACTCACCATCTGTTGATGATATTAGTAGCAGTGGGAATATGGAAGCGAATGGTCCACTTAAAAAAGGTCCCTGGACTTCTGCAGAAGATGCAATCTTAGTTGAATATGTTAACAAGCACGGTGAAGGGAATTGGAATGCAGTTCAGAAACACTCCGGACTTGCCCGCTGTGGAAAAAGTTGTCGCTTGAGATGGGCAAACCACCTCAGACCGGATCTTAAAAAAGGTGCATTTAGCCCGGAGGAGGAGCGCCATATCATTGAACTTCATGCCAAGATGGGAAATAAATGGGCCCGAATGGCAGCTGAG TTGCCTGGTCGCACAGATAATGAGATCAAGAACTATTGGAACACAAGAATCAAAAGAAGACAGCGTGCTGGCTTACCAATCTATCCACCTGATATCTGTTTCCGAGCATCAAATGAGAACGAACAAAATGATGAAATGGCTGCTTTCTTATATGGTGACGCCCATCATCCCGATTATTTGCCAATCAATCACTTTGAGTTTCCTCATGTCGAGTTTAAAACAATGGAACTAGATAAGCTTCTGTATCCTACAGCATTCCTTGATCTTCCTCCTGAAAGCTTGCTTGATGTCCCCGCTAATAGCTTTTTATCACAAGGTCCGGATTCTTCTTACCCTGAGAAATATTTCCATTCCACGATTTATCCATCCAAGAAATTTCGAGGATCAGAATCTTTGTTCCCTGGTTTAAATACCAGTGTAGGCAACACTGCACCAGATGAAAATCATTTTCAAAGTGATGGTTCTATGCAGATTTCTGAATCTTTTGTGTTCCCATCAGCCTTTGATCATAATTCGACACCTGATCATGCATCATCCTCAAGTGCACTTCCCGGCACCCATGCCATATTAAATAGCAACGCCTCTTCTTCTGAGCCTCCTTGGGCAATGAAGCTGGAGCTCCCTTCACTCCAAACTCATATGGGTAGTTGGGGCTCACCCTCGCCCCCATTGCCTTCCCTCGAGTCTGTTGATACTTTGATCCAAACTCTTCCAAATGAAAATGTTCACTCGTGTAACCTTTCACCTCGAGACAGTGGATTGTTGCATGCTGTACTGTATGAATCACATAGTATGAAAAACTCGAGGAACAACTCTTTCCATCAGACTTCAAATGCTTCCATTATGCAGGTTGATATGATGGACACCTCATCTCATGATATCCACGAAACTGAATGGGAAGCAATTGCAGAGCCAATCTCTCCTTTATGTCACTCATCGTCATCCATGTTCAGTGTGTGCACCCCTATTAGTAGAAACTCATTTGATGAGCTCCATTCTTCAGGGACAATGCCAG TTAAGGACGAAGCTGCAGATGACCTGGTTCTGATAGAAAATCACAACATGACTGAAGCAATAAACCAGATGGTCTTCTCCACGCCAGATTTCTTGCTAGCTTCCGACTTTTTTGCTCCTAAGAAACACCAGTCGAACAACCATTCTTTGCTGAAAGACGCACTAGGCACATTTCTTTGTGATGATTTAAGCAAGGACTGCAAGCAAATGGATATGCCCGAATCATGTTTATGGAACGCTATGCCCACCGTTTAG
- the LOC140980723 gene encoding BTB/POZ and MATH domain-containing protein 4-like: protein MSGAPEKIPNQNSLISPTSSRYVTETINGSHRFVIQGYSLAKGLGVGKHIASEDFTVGGYKWAIYFYPDGKNVEDNSTYVSVFIALASDGTDVRALFELTLVDQSGKGKHKVHSHFDRSLESGPYTLKYRGSMWGYKRFFRRALLESSDYLKDDCLKINCTVGVVVSAIDSSSLSSIHVPDSDIGSHFGMLLENREGSDIVFNVAGEKFHAHKLVLAARSPTLRSELFEGFDSDEQEIIVSDTEPEVFKAILHFIYRDALVEDELIASSSCSSPLVTDTLTAKLLAAADRYGLGRLRRMCESHLCKDISVNSVSQILALADRCHASELKRVCLSFAAENLAAVMRSDGFENLKENFSALQSELLKTVAGCDEDCGGGGGKSRSVWAQLSDGGDTSGRRVRQRS from the exons ATGTCAGGGGCGCCGGAAAAAATCCCGAATCAGAACTCGCTGATTTCACCGACGAGCTCTCGTTACGTAACGGAGACGATTAATGGTTCTCACAGGTTCGTGATCCAGGGGTACTCCCTCGCCAAAGGCTTGGGTGTCGGCAAACACATTGCCAGCGAAGATTTCACCGTTGGAGGATATAAGTGGGCAATTTACTTTTACCCCGATGGTAAAAACGTGGAGGATAATTCTACTTATGTCTCAGTTTTCATTGCTTTAGCTAGCGATGGTACGGATGTGCGGGCGCTGTTCGAGCTTACTTTGGTTGACCAGAGCGGCAAAGGGAAGCACAAGGTGCACAGCCATTTTGATAGGTCGCTGGAAAGCGGTCCATATACTCTTAAATACCGCGGCAGCATGTG GGGATACAAACGGTTTTTCAGAAGAGCGTTGCTTGAAAGTTCAGATTATCTTAAAGATGATTGCTTGAAGATTAACTGTACTGTTGGAGTTGTGGTTTCTGCCATAGATTCTTCTAGTTTAAGTTCGATTCATGTCCCTGATTCTGATATTGGGTCGCATTTTGGAATGCTTCTGGAGAATAGGGAAGGTTCTGACATTGTTTTTAATGTGGCTGGGGAGAAATTTCATGCCCACAAGTTGGTACTTGCTGCACGTTCCCCCACACTCCGGTCTGAGCTTTTTGAAGGATTTGATAGTGATGAGCAAGAGATTATTGTTTCAGATACGGAACCTGAAGTTTTTAAG GCTATTCTGCACTTTATATACCGAGATGCATTGGTGGAAGATGAGCTCATTGCATCTAGCTCCTGTTCTTCTCCCTTGGTAACTGACACATTAACTGCAAAGTTGCTGGCAGCAGCTGATCGTTATGGTTTAGGAAGACTTAGACGGATGTGCGAATCTCATCTCTGCAAGGATATATCTGTTAATTCTGTGTCACAGATACTTGCTTTGGCAGATCGTTGCCATGCTTCAGAATTGAAAAGAGTTTGCCTTAGTTTTGCTGCCGAGAACTTGGCAG CTGTTATGCGTTCGGATGGCTTTGAAAACCTGAAAGAAAATTTCTCAGCTCTACAATCCGAGCTTTTGAAGACCGTAGCTGGCTGTGATGAGGAttgcggcggcggcggcggcaaGTCTCGAAGTGTTTGGGCTCAGCTATCTGACGGTGGTGATACTAGTGGAAGGAGGGTGAGACAGCGGAGTTAA